A segment of the Fusarium musae strain F31 chromosome 2, whole genome shotgun sequence genome:
AACTAACTAACACCCCCCAGTCTGACTTACACTCAACGACAAGgatcaccaacatcaacgagATTGACTACGGAGCGAGGCCCACGGTCCACCGCCTCGCCTCAGACGCCGAGTATCAGATCCCCATCGCTAATCCCTGTGTAGAAGTCATCCGCCGAGATGTGTCTCGACTATATATCCAACTCGATCAACCCTCACTCTGCTCACTTCTcactctcctcaacctctaTTCTTTCACGGACCTCGAAGGACCAGATTCGccattcttttttttcttgtaCTTTTTTGTACTTCACTTTCATTCCAAACATTCACTTTCGTTCAGAGCCTTGACGGCCGTTCAATTCAAACAACCCACTCTTTAACAATTACATCTGGTCCTAGAGACTCTCACGAAGCCAATTTCTACCCAAACTTTCAAGACATTTATATCTACCGCCAAACAAAATGAAGAACGCCGCCGCCCTTCTTACTCTTCTTCCCCTCGTCGCCGCCCACGGCTTCGTTCAGTCCCCCCCTCCCCGCAAGCCCGGCAACGCCTTCAAGGCTGCCTGCGGCGACCAGCCCTTCTACCAGCAGTCCGCCGACATCAACGGCAACGTCCAGGGCATCAAGCAGGTCGTCGGCTCCAACTTCGACGCCAAGGAGTGCAACCTCTGGCTGTGCAAGGGCTTCCAGTTCGACGACAACAAGGACAATGTCCAGAGCTACAAGCTCGGCGAGAAGATTGACTTTGACGTCAACATCGCTGCTCCCCACACCGGCTACGCCAACGTCTCCGTTGTCAAGACCTCCACTGACAAGATGATCGGAGAGCCTCTTATCGAGTTTGAGAACTATGCTGCCAACGCTGGTCTCAACCCCAACAACACTGCCTTCAGCGTCACTCTTCCTGAGAGCTTGGGTGGTGAGTGCACCAAGGCTGGTGACTGTGTTCTCCAGTGGTTCTGGGATGCCCCTGATATCAACCAGACCTACGAGTCTTGCGTTGACTTTGTCGTCGGCGctggatctggatctggTTCCGGTTCCGGTTCCACCAAGCCTTCTTCCGCTGCCTCTGCTGCCCCCGTCGCTACCTCCGCCCCTGCCGCTGAGAAGCCTACCGCTACCACCCTCCAGGCTGTCGCTGTTAC
Coding sequences within it:
- a CDS encoding hypothetical protein (antiSMASH:Cluster_2.2~CAZy:AA16) is translated as MKNAAALLTLLPLVAAHGFVQSPPPRKPGNAFKAACGDQPFYQQSADINGNVQGIKQVVGSNFDAKECNLWLCKGFQFDDNKDNVQSYKLGEKIDFDVNIAAPHTGYANVSVVKTSTDKMIGEPLIEFENYAANAGLNPNNTAFSVTLPESLGGECTKAGDCVLQWFWDAPDINQTYESCVDFVVGAGSGSGSGSGSTKPSSAASAAPVATSAPAAEKPTATTLQAVAVTSSALGPIFESVTTAVPEPTATTPDAGDDEDCDDEEPVDEGDDEDCDDDEEPTPTAAAETGDDEDCDEDEEPETGDDDEECPADDGDEYDTQPATPSNTAQGISAAANTAAVTKTRHNAYPVPKPTGQSSSDKTGSGSKGSNNNNNNAGSNNNAGSNTIVTSYVTVSAAETHYVTVTADAPACTA